The Streptomyces sp. HSG2 genome has a segment encoding these proteins:
- a CDS encoding helix-turn-helix transcriptional regulator, with protein MSDSTAAALSFTPREQQVLALLSRGDTYCSIAKRLGISRHTVDTYLRHLRKKTGTRNRTQLAVLASQLGFRA; from the coding sequence ATGTCCGACAGCACCGCCGCCGCCCTCAGCTTCACGCCGCGCGAGCAGCAGGTGCTCGCCCTCCTCTCCCGGGGCGACACCTACTGCTCCATAGCGAAGCGGCTGGGCATCAGCCGGCACACCGTCGACACCTACCTGCGCCACCTGCGGAAGAAGACCGGTACCCGCAACCGGACGCAGCTGGCGGTGCTCGCGTCCCAGCTTGGGTTCCGGGCCTGA
- a CDS encoding IS110 family transposase, giving the protein MFEIEDVGVFLGLDVGKTAHHGHGLTPGGKKVFDKPLPNSEPRLRAVFDKLREKFGTVLVIVDQPASIGALPLTVARDAGCKVAYLPGLAMRRIADLYPGEAKTDAKDAAVIADAARTMPHTLRSLELTDEITAELTVLVGFDQDLAAEATRTSNRIRGLLTQFHPSLERVLGPRLDHQAVTWLLERYGSPAALRKAGRRRLVELIRPKAPRMATRLIDDVFDALDEQTVIVPGTGTLDIVIPSLAASLAAVHAQRRAMEAQINALLEAHPLSPVLTSMPGVGVRTAAVLLVTVGDGTSFPTAAHLASYAGLAPTTKSSGTSIHGEHAPRGGNRQLKRAMFLSAFACMNADPASRAYYDKQRARGKTHTQALLRLARQRISVLFAMLRDGTFYESRTPTDIELAA; this is encoded by the coding sequence ATGTTCGAGATCGAAGACGTGGGCGTGTTCCTGGGCTTGGACGTCGGCAAGACCGCTCACCACGGCCACGGACTCACCCCGGGCGGGAAGAAGGTCTTCGACAAGCCCCTGCCCAACAGCGAGCCCAGGCTGCGGGCCGTCTTCGACAAGCTGCGCGAGAAGTTCGGCACCGTCCTGGTGATCGTCGATCAGCCCGCCTCGATCGGTGCCCTGCCGCTGACCGTGGCCCGCGATGCCGGCTGCAAGGTCGCCTACCTGCCCGGACTTGCCATGCGCCGGATCGCCGACCTCTACCCGGGCGAGGCCAAGACCGACGCGAAGGACGCCGCCGTGATCGCGGACGCGGCCCGCACCATGCCGCACACCCTGCGCTCCCTGGAACTGACCGACGAGATCACCGCCGAGCTCACGGTCCTCGTGGGTTTCGACCAGGATCTCGCGGCCGAGGCCACCCGCACCAGCAACCGGATACGCGGCCTGCTCACCCAGTTCCACCCCAGCCTCGAACGCGTCCTGGGCCCGCGTCTGGACCACCAGGCCGTGACCTGGCTGCTGGAGCGCTACGGATCCCCGGCCGCCCTGCGCAAGGCAGGCCGCCGCAGACTCGTCGAGCTGATCCGCCCGAAGGCCCCGCGCATGGCCACCCGGCTGATCGACGACGTCTTCGACGCCCTCGACGAACAGACCGTCATCGTCCCCGGCACCGGCACCCTGGACATCGTCATCCCCTCCCTGGCCGCCTCGCTCGCCGCCGTCCACGCCCAGCGCCGGGCGATGGAAGCCCAGATCAACGCCCTGCTGGAGGCTCACCCTCTTTCCCCGGTCCTGACGTCGATGCCCGGCGTCGGCGTCAGGACCGCCGCCGTCCTGCTGGTCACCGTTGGCGACGGCACCAGCTTCCCCACCGCCGCCCACCTCGCCTCCTACGCGGGACTCGCCCCGACAACGAAGTCTTCCGGGACCTCGATCCACGGTGAGCACGCACCCCGAGGCGGAAACCGGCAGCTCAAACGGGCGATGTTCCTGTCCGCCTTCGCCTGCATGAACGCCGACCCGGCCTCCCGCGCCTACTACGACAAGCAACGCGCCCGCGGCAAGACCCACACCCAGGCCCTCCTCCGCCTCGCCCGTCAACGCATCAGCGTCCTGTTCGCCATGCTCCGCGACGGCACCTTCTACGAATCCCGGACACCGACGGACATCGAGCTCGCCGCATAG
- a CDS encoding helix-turn-helix transcriptional regulator produces the protein MGLDDTLAAAGELQDSDIAVYAWVLGHGSASVDAIAARTGADAGEGAAAVKRLLKLRLLQQHPDEPATVFAVAPETAAAQLAAPVEAEILHQRQRLSGIRRELLRAAPTYDNRRSAVGAVEVLENLHLVREALAQASERCCEEIIASQPGGGARVSEAMEEALVRDRAVLERGVRLRTLYHHTARFNGPSQAYVAAASALGGEYRTAHELFGRLIVFDRETAFIPVQGDSWGAVVIREPSTIAYLCEIFEQTWDRATPFTAAVGQQLETVSREIHETIVRLLAAGLKDEAIARRLGMSLRTARRHIADIMGDLGAESRFQAGVRAAAQGLLDADEPDATLVAPSARPGVGPVPTPPPSGAPERPHGNNSS, from the coding sequence ATGGGACTGGACGACACACTGGCCGCGGCCGGCGAACTACAGGACTCGGACATAGCCGTCTACGCCTGGGTGCTCGGACACGGCTCGGCGTCGGTCGACGCCATCGCCGCGCGGACCGGAGCGGACGCCGGGGAGGGTGCCGCCGCCGTCAAGCGCCTGCTGAAGCTACGCCTCCTCCAACAGCACCCCGACGAGCCCGCCACCGTCTTCGCGGTGGCACCCGAGACCGCTGCCGCCCAGCTCGCCGCGCCCGTCGAGGCCGAGATCCTCCATCAGCGACAGAGACTCTCCGGCATCCGCAGGGAACTGCTGCGCGCCGCCCCGACCTACGACAACCGGCGCTCGGCCGTCGGGGCGGTCGAGGTCCTGGAGAACCTCCACCTCGTGCGCGAGGCCCTCGCCCAGGCCTCCGAACGCTGCTGTGAGGAGATCATCGCCAGCCAGCCCGGCGGCGGTGCCCGCGTCTCCGAGGCGATGGAGGAAGCCCTCGTCCGCGACCGGGCCGTCCTGGAACGCGGCGTCAGGCTGCGCACGCTCTACCACCACACGGCACGCTTCAACGGCCCCAGCCAAGCCTACGTCGCCGCCGCCTCGGCCCTCGGCGGCGAATACCGGACGGCCCACGAACTCTTCGGCCGCCTCATCGTCTTCGACCGCGAGACCGCCTTCATCCCCGTCCAGGGCGACAGCTGGGGGGCCGTCGTCATCCGCGAGCCCTCCACCATCGCCTACCTCTGCGAGATCTTCGAGCAGACCTGGGACCGGGCCACCCCCTTCACCGCGGCGGTAGGCCAGCAGCTCGAGACGGTCTCCCGCGAAATCCACGAGACGATCGTCCGGCTCCTCGCCGCCGGCCTCAAGGACGAGGCGATCGCCCGCCGTCTGGGCATGTCGCTGCGCACCGCACGCCGCCACATCGCCGACATCATGGGCGACCTGGGCGCCGAAAGCCGCTTCCAGGCCGGCGTCCGCGCCGCGGCCCAAGGCCTCTTGGACGCCGACGAGCCGGACGCAACCCTCGTCGCCCCCTCAGCCCGCCCCGGTGTGGGGCCCGTTCCCACCCCGCCCCCCTCCGGAGCGCCGGAGCGGCCACACGGGAACAATTCTTCGTGA
- a CDS encoding BTAD domain-containing putative transcriptional regulator: MIDGDSSVDIGPPRQRALLAVLLIHVGRVAPLPTIINAIWGTDPPLHVMATLQAYVSRLRKLLRRHDRSLRLARRLNGYLLEADPELVDAVVFEARVRDCREALATGDPTAARSLAVSALELWKGRPMGELYEYEFAVMEADRLDQVRLQALDTWAEACLETGSYEEVAVVLCEELRLNPSLERLGGHLMRAHYHLGQPVRALQTYERMRKAVAEELGVDLSRELRILHGEILRQELTAAPSGRVEAPPATPPESCDPPRPDRPDFRVVVREQETERLAGLVEDVRRGRGHVVLVLGEQGIGKSHLVNEAMRVLVPAGARTVHGHSAYVPSALPYWAWEQVRRQLDSGDGPWEPLAEDATIGAEWTASRHFAHRVRICQAVLSAAKRSPLVLIMEDLHAADVSTLEVLHMLAKQVSGAPVLVLATLRDHELAKDPAMRRMVGRILQEGTALTLRLKGLTKEESGRLIAEVRGAEPSAAETSELWNASDGNPFILLSLLSARAAGATGDQQAIPFEVREVLHDRLSSCTPGTLDVLTLSAVIGTQVPRSLLDEVLSARGLPRSLVDDALLTGLLHTDAATEGRLVFTHGLVRELLVGEAQPLARAHWNREVAEALAARFRPESDTVRIRHHCLESARVLGAPMGIRPLVGLADQAEERFQHGRALRCLEEALSIVAELSDEATPAVELHLCKRVLRLRARLEGYACPRVVESFGQAQRLERVVDTTQPTALLHTRAAMALVAGEYGLAAETGEMLHELAAHGGGPEAEAAACYAEGVSLHVAGRTEEALATLTRGVRLTDDLLGTQEEGLSSTASLLYDQRVDCRAYLALTHWINDDRDQAQHYRAEILRLTQSDRYDRPWDRAFARYVDAMMAVCEGDVEGAWRAGLAGVDLATRCQLRYWQRMLAVPLGWAEVRQGMAGAGLARIRRALREAAQHRTLLRRGLHLGLLGDALLYSGRAEESRLAMRCAAEEIERGGEYAYARPQWPYAALLGEGGCGSSVGSAPRVARR; the protein is encoded by the coding sequence GTGATCGATGGCGACAGCTCCGTCGACATCGGCCCGCCGAGACAACGCGCGCTGCTCGCCGTTCTTCTGATTCACGTGGGCCGGGTGGCCCCCCTGCCCACGATCATCAACGCCATTTGGGGGACGGACCCGCCTCTCCATGTCATGGCGACGCTGCAGGCGTACGTGTCACGTTTGAGGAAACTCCTGCGACGCCACGACCGTTCGCTCCGGCTCGCACGTCGCCTCAACGGATATCTCTTGGAAGCGGACCCCGAACTCGTCGATGCCGTCGTGTTCGAGGCACGGGTACGGGACTGCCGCGAGGCACTCGCGACCGGTGATCCGACGGCCGCTCGTTCCCTGGCCGTCTCCGCCCTGGAACTGTGGAAGGGGCGGCCGATGGGCGAACTCTACGAGTACGAGTTCGCGGTCATGGAGGCGGACCGACTGGACCAGGTGCGATTGCAGGCGCTCGACACATGGGCGGAAGCATGCCTGGAGACGGGATCGTACGAGGAAGTGGCGGTCGTTCTTTGTGAGGAACTCAGGCTCAATCCCAGCCTGGAACGACTCGGCGGCCATCTCATGCGGGCCCACTATCATCTGGGGCAACCCGTACGCGCCCTCCAGACCTATGAGCGGATGCGCAAGGCCGTCGCCGAAGAACTCGGCGTCGACCTCAGCCGAGAACTGCGGATCCTGCACGGCGAGATCCTTCGGCAGGAACTCACCGCCGCGCCGTCGGGTAGGGTGGAGGCGCCTCCCGCCACCCCGCCCGAATCCTGCGATCCCCCACGCCCGGATCGGCCGGACTTCCGGGTCGTCGTCCGGGAACAGGAGACGGAGCGGCTCGCCGGTCTGGTGGAGGACGTCCGCCGCGGTCGCGGGCACGTCGTCCTCGTTCTCGGAGAACAGGGCATCGGCAAGAGCCACTTGGTGAACGAGGCGATGCGCGTCCTCGTACCGGCGGGTGCGAGGACGGTACACGGCCACTCCGCCTACGTCCCGTCCGCCCTTCCCTACTGGGCCTGGGAACAGGTACGCCGGCAGCTGGACTCCGGTGACGGACCTTGGGAACCGCTCGCCGAAGACGCGACGATCGGTGCGGAGTGGACGGCGAGCCGGCACTTCGCCCACCGGGTTCGCATCTGCCAGGCCGTGCTGTCGGCGGCGAAGCGCTCGCCACTGGTCCTGATCATGGAGGATCTGCACGCCGCCGACGTGTCGACGCTCGAAGTGCTCCACATGCTGGCCAAACAGGTCTCGGGGGCGCCCGTCCTCGTCTTGGCCACCTTGCGCGACCACGAGTTGGCGAAGGACCCCGCGATGCGGCGGATGGTGGGGCGGATCCTCCAGGAGGGCACGGCGCTGACGCTCCGGTTGAAGGGCCTCACCAAGGAGGAAAGCGGCCGTCTGATCGCAGAGGTCCGGGGCGCGGAGCCCTCCGCGGCGGAGACGAGCGAGTTGTGGAACGCGTCCGATGGCAATCCCTTCATCCTGCTCAGTCTGCTCTCCGCGCGGGCCGCCGGTGCGACCGGGGATCAACAGGCGATCCCCTTCGAGGTACGCGAGGTGCTTCACGACCGCCTGAGTTCGTGCACCCCCGGCACGCTGGACGTGCTCACACTGAGTGCCGTGATCGGGACCCAGGTGCCGCGGTCGCTGCTCGACGAGGTGTTGTCCGCTCGCGGCCTCCCCCGGAGTCTGGTGGACGACGCGCTGCTGACGGGTCTGCTGCACACGGACGCCGCGACCGAGGGCAGATTGGTGTTCACTCACGGGCTGGTGCGGGAGCTGTTGGTCGGCGAGGCACAGCCGCTCGCTCGCGCCCACTGGAACAGGGAGGTCGCCGAGGCACTGGCCGCCCGGTTTCGGCCCGAGAGCGACACCGTCCGGATCCGCCACCACTGTCTGGAGTCCGCTCGGGTGCTCGGAGCGCCCATGGGGATACGTCCGCTGGTCGGTCTGGCGGACCAAGCGGAGGAGCGCTTCCAGCACGGCCGGGCGTTACGATGCCTCGAGGAGGCACTGTCGATCGTCGCAGAGCTCTCCGACGAGGCGACACCTGCTGTGGAACTCCATCTGTGCAAGCGTGTTCTGCGGCTTCGGGCCCGACTCGAGGGATACGCCTGCCCGCGCGTGGTGGAGTCCTTCGGGCAGGCTCAGCGCCTGGAGAGGGTGGTGGACACCACACAACCGACCGCGCTGCTGCACACTCGCGCCGCCATGGCGCTCGTCGCGGGCGAGTACGGTCTGGCCGCCGAGACCGGGGAGATGCTCCATGAACTGGCCGCGCACGGCGGAGGTCCGGAGGCCGAGGCGGCGGCCTGCTACGCCGAGGGGGTCTCCCTGCATGTCGCCGGCAGGACCGAGGAGGCGCTCGCGACGCTCACTCGGGGAGTGCGACTCACCGACGACTTGCTCGGCACACAGGAGGAGGGCCTGTCGTCGACGGCTTCCCTCCTCTACGACCAACGCGTCGACTGCCGTGCCTATCTGGCGCTGACCCACTGGATCAACGACGATCGGGACCAGGCGCAGCACTACCGTGCCGAGATTCTGCGGTTGACCCAGTCCGACCGCTACGACCGTCCCTGGGACCGTGCCTTCGCGCGATACGTGGACGCGATGATGGCCGTGTGCGAGGGCGACGTGGAGGGCGCGTGGCGGGCGGGACTCGCGGGCGTCGATCTGGCCACCCGCTGCCAACTGCGTTATTGGCAGCGTATGTTGGCTGTCCCGCTGGGCTGGGCCGAGGTCCGCCAGGGGATGGCCGGAGCCGGACTGGCCCGCATCCGCAGAGCGCTGCGCGAGGCCGCCCAACACCGCACGTTGTTGCGTCGCGGTCTGCACCTGGGCCTGCTGGGCGACGCTCTACTGTACAGCGGTCGTGCCGAGGAAAGCAGGCTGGCCATGCGTTGCGCGGCCGAGGAGATCGAACGCGGCGGCGAGTACGCCTACGCCCGACCACAGTGGCCGTACGCCGCCCTCCTCGGTGAAGGCGGCTGCGGCTCGTCGGTCGGATCGGCGCCGCGTGTGGCGCGTCGGTAG
- a CDS encoding aspartate aminotransferase family protein, producing the protein MDRATLIHPTLPGHRTDRTLLVSGSGSRVRDAEGREYLDASAVLGVTQVGHGRAELARAAAEQMTRLEYFHTWGPLGNDRAVELAGRLATLAPDPLSRVYFTSGGAEGNEIALRMARLYHHRRGEPERTVVLSRRTAYHGIGYGSGGVSGFPVYHEGFGPSLPDVHFLTPPHPYRRDLYSGADVTEFCLAELRDTIERVGPERVAAMIGEPVMGGCGAVVPPADYWPRVAELLRSYGILLISDEVVTAYGRTGHWFAAQHFGVVPDIMVTAKGLTSGYIPHGAVLTGERVAEVVTGDQGFPVGYTYTGHPTACAVALANLDIIEREGLLANAAGIGEYLGGRLAELTELPVVGEVRRLGLMMAVELTSDRATRRPLPNGTGAVADALREQAAVILRTNPYALVINPPLVLSREEADELVDGLRSVLVRTGPDGHVR; encoded by the coding sequence ATGGACCGTGCCACACTGATCCATCCGACCCTGCCGGGGCATCGAACCGACCGAACTCTGTTGGTCTCCGGATCCGGAAGCCGGGTTCGCGACGCCGAGGGCCGAGAGTACCTGGACGCGTCGGCTGTACTCGGAGTCACCCAGGTGGGGCATGGACGTGCCGAACTCGCGCGTGCGGCGGCCGAGCAGATGACTCGTCTGGAGTACTTCCACACGTGGGGGCCGCTCGGCAACGACCGTGCCGTGGAACTGGCCGGGCGACTGGCCACCCTCGCTCCCGACCCGTTGAGTCGGGTGTACTTCACCAGCGGGGGCGCCGAGGGCAACGAGATCGCGCTACGGATGGCCCGGCTCTACCACCACCGCCGCGGCGAGCCGGAGCGGACCGTCGTCCTCTCCCGCCGGACGGCCTACCACGGTATCGGGTACGGCAGCGGCGGGGTCTCCGGATTCCCCGTCTACCACGAAGGATTCGGGCCCTCCCTGCCGGACGTTCACTTTCTGACGCCTCCTCACCCCTACCGCCGAGATCTGTACTCCGGGGCCGACGTCACGGAGTTCTGTCTGGCCGAGTTGCGCGACACGATCGAACGCGTCGGTCCGGAACGCGTCGCGGCGATGATCGGCGAGCCGGTCATGGGGGGCTGCGGCGCCGTGGTCCCGCCCGCGGACTACTGGCCGCGTGTCGCGGAACTGCTGCGCTCGTACGGCATCCTCCTCATCTCCGACGAGGTGGTGACCGCCTACGGTCGAACCGGACACTGGTTCGCCGCACAGCACTTCGGTGTCGTTCCCGACATCATGGTGACGGCGAAGGGCCTCACGTCCGGCTACATCCCTCATGGTGCCGTACTCACCGGCGAGCGCGTCGCCGAGGTCGTCACCGGCGACCAGGGCTTTCCCGTCGGCTACACCTACACGGGGCATCCCACCGCCTGCGCGGTCGCCCTCGCCAACCTCGACATCATCGAGCGGGAGGGGCTGCTTGCGAACGCGGCCGGGATCGGCGAGTACCTCGGCGGAAGGCTGGCCGAGCTGACCGAGTTGCCCGTGGTCGGGGAGGTGAGGCGGCTCGGTCTGATGATGGCGGTGGAGCTCACGTCCGACCGCGCGACCCGCCGACCGTTGCCCAACGGCACGGGTGCGGTGGCCGACGCGCTGCGCGAGCAGGCGGCGGTCATCCTGCGCACCAACCCGTACGCGCTGGTGATCAATCCACCCCTGGTCCTCAGCCGCGAGGAGGCCGACGAGCTCGTCGACGGGCTGAGGTCGGTGCTCGTGCGGACCGGTCCAGACGGGCACGTGCGTTGA